The window GAGCtcatcggcgacggcggcgaggcctccGTCTCCATGAAGGCTACTCACCTACTTCTTACCGAGCTAAGCGGCTCAGATCAAGTAGTAAGCAAAATGAGTGGTAATACGGTCAAACCGCCTGTGATTAGCAGTAACCAGGCAGGTTTAATGGTGATTAAGTAGTAGATATGATCTTGGAAAAAGACGGAAATGGGCATGCATGTTAGAGCAGCAATGTGTGGTTGGGGTGGTTGGGGGTAGGGGCAGATAGGGAATCCAGCATCTTCTGAGAGAATTTTCTTTGGAAAAATAGTCAAATTTTGACATGGACAGGCAAGGAAAATTGTCCAGAAAAACACACTGTACAAAGGCTTGATTTGTACTATGCATTTGAGAAGCCAACAAGTATATAACCATGGTAACACATAACTGTCATTATTAGATAATAAGGGAGCAAAGAATGTACGGTAAGGCCAGTAACAGACTAATTTCTGATGCTGAAATACAGCTTACGGTAACAAATCTCAATCCTAATTTCtgatgctgctgttgctgcttgcAGATGATTCAGATGGTACCGAGAGAATTGTGCTACCGTTTATATCGCTTGACATTGACTCTGAAGCTTCTGCCACGGTATTTTGGCGCTCAAAATGGGCTATCAAATCCCTTAGCTGTCACAAGAGGATGATGGGTCAGTAATAAGCCTTCTAATAAGACAATGGTAAAACTATGCATACTGTAAACATTATGCAGAAGATTGCAATCATAAACAACGTGACCAAAGACCAATGCATAGCTTTCTCTTTTTTGTTCTTTGGAGATGTCAGACAGCATCTATTTGCAACACAAAAGGTACCTCGTGATCATGAGATACAATGCTACAGGGGATTCACTTATGTTATGTGCATAACATAACTTAAACTTTATGCAAACAAGGGACTAAACTATTTGATTATAGTACGGTCTTATCAAGCAAGTGTGATATCCACTAACAAGTCTAAACAAGACAGCACTAAGGAACAACTCTGCACGCTGGAGGTTCTGAGTTGCTAACATGTGGTAACATCAGTTACATATCCGACTTATCCGAGATAAAAGGCACGCAATATCATGAGAAGAGAAGCATAAAACTTGCTAAAAAACAACAGTTACGAAACATACtgacctcctcctccagcttctcaattttttcatcTTTCAATCTAATGGCAGCTTGTTCCCTATAATAAAATCAAACCGATTTTTGATCATCAGTAAAACAGAAACTATAAATTGAGATCAACTCAAATTCTAAATTAACGCAATTTCTGTCCAATTTCAACAACTGCAAGGGAATTATAAAATGACCAAATATCCACTTTGGTCACTCGTTACAGCATATGAGAGGCAATGAAAACATATGCATATTCTACTAAGTTACCTAGCTGGAATAGGACATGATTGTAAACAAGAATTGATTCATAAGTCGTTCCTGTGATAATTTGAAAGATATCAGAGAAAATACCTTTCTTTTACTTTTTGAATTCTCTCCCTCCACATCTCCATGTTTTTTACAAGATTTTCATGaatctaaaatatatcaaaataaTTATGAGTACGTAAGTCATAAAGTTCCCTGAAGgcagtaattctagagctacaGTTTCAGATTTGATCTTAACAAATAGGCAAGAGCTTACATCATTAAGAAACCCGGTCTCTTCCATGCACTTATCAAGCTTTGCTTGTAACTTTTGTACTTTTATGCCCACTGCTTTCTCGGTAGCAGCAGCAATTTCTTTCTCATTATCCTCTTTGACTTCTAGCAGGAGTGATTCGTAATACTACATTAGCACCAAAATCAGAATGTACATTAGTACTAAAACCAAAACTTACATGGCCAAATATTCCATGTTAATGATCTGACACCAATAATTCCTTGGAacatactccctttgtcccccAAAAAGTCCAATCCTAGGGACGAGTCCAGATTCATCCCCGGGATTGGACTTTTTTGTGGGACAGTGGGAGTAGATACCAGCAGCAAGTGATAAAAGCGTTACCTAGGTGATAAAGAAACATCAACTAGACAAACGAAATAAAGCACAATGCATTTAAACTTACATTTCTTTGTTTTTCAAGCTGAGACGTGACGAGATCATTGTACTCCTCAACAATCTAAAAGCAGGGAAAGCGCGCAGTTGTAAGAGATGGAAAACAAAATGTACTACGATGGTATGGCTAGTGATCTACAAACTTTATGTACTCAATACATTACAGCTTCCATTTTACTGTCGAGCAGAGCTTCACTGATCCCCGCATCACCATTGCATGTTGAACACATACCATCAACTGAATGATCACCATAGAAATTGTACTCAACCAGATTCCCATCTGTTTTCGATTGAATCAAACGATGCACATAGTTGTCCCCAGCATAATCCCAAACCTTCTGTGTTTCTAATTCAAGTGAATAACAATGTTGCGTTTCTTTCCAGTGTTCAATAGCATGACCACCTTTGTACCTTTGAGAACGTTAATCCCCAATCAATCAAATAAGTTGTTTACTTAGTAAAATTCACATCTTCCAGAATTAACATGAAATACCTTCCACATCCAACATGGCCACAGATTACACAAATCCAAAGATTTTCTGATGTTCCACAAACTGAACAGCTGGATTTCTCTGGTTCTTGTTGACAATACCTGCAAACCTGCACAACACTTTCTGTAAACACACATAGATTTGTTTCTAAAGCCAGGATAAAACAAAGAAGCAATGAATTCAAATTATAGAATGCCAACCAATCTCCTAGTaagtattattttaaaaaataatgtagTTGATTGCCATAAATTTGAGATACCAGAAACTTGGTGACAGCAAAAGTTATGTTGATAGAACAGTATGATGATGCCCTTAgtaaactaatatatatatataaaaaacacCTGTAGTAAGTGAGTTGTCTTAAGATCTTACTGGGCACGAAGAGTCTGCCCACTTTGACATGCACGAATAGTGGAAAGAATGGTTGCATATTGTTGTAAGAATGCCTCCAGGATCTTGGTCAAGTCGTTCTATTGAcaataaaaacaaataaatggTGTGATCAATGTGAGTTCGAAAGCTATACTTTGGGCTTAAATAAGATAGTAAATATAGAAAACTACTCCTGGTTGCATAGACATGCTTTGGGTATCAGCATAACTCTCAATATACACTTCGACCAGTAATATCTATTGTAATCCATTTATAAACCTGATAAAATTATAACATTATGAAAGTAATCTTTGAGACAGATACACACATGGTTTTCAtgtatcaaaataaaaaataatggcaTACCATTACTCAAAATTTCGAAGGTTGACTACATGTAAGTCCAAAGTGGCATATGTACTTGTGGCTAGAGGGAGTaatgatatttttaaaaagcAGGTGGGTGAACATCTCTAActtttaacttaaaaaatacaATACTGAAAGCTGCTGAGGTATTCCAAATTTCCCTGAACAGACTGAAAGAACACTACATCATGAAAATTTGGTAAATTTCTAGAGTAACTCAAAAGACTTCCACATACCAAGACATACTGGGCATGTAGGTTGTTCAGCTGAGCTTGTAACTGAGCTATGTGCGTGCTCAATCAATTGAGTGTAGTGAACGTCTTCCACAAAACGAACACGGCAAACATTACCCTGCAGCACATCAGCCCCAAATCAATCAGCACAGCACACATTTACTCAGAGCGGCAGAAGATCGAAGTGCTCGGCAGAACCAAAGCAATCCAGCACCTCCAGTGATGAGAACCGATTCCCGTTAAAGCTCATGTAGAAGCTATCCGTGAAGCTCTGAGTGTCGAATTTTATAAGAACGCCGTACTGATCCTCCACCCCATCAATCCTACAAACATACCCACCAATTAACACTCCAATTCACACATACATCAGAACCACTCATGCACACCAAAATTGGCCAATGTTTGAGGTCTGACGAAACGCGCAATGAGCCCatgtctactactactactactactactactactactactactactacggaGAATTATCATCAGCGAAGCTTTCACCCAACTGAGAATCGAGACCCGACGATACCTGATGATGCGCGTCTCGAGGATGTGGGAGGCCCAGGATGCGCAGAAGCGGCCGAAGTCGGCGTAGGTCAGGTGGTTGGGCACGCCAGGCACGCACACCCGCGGCTTCCTCCCCACCTGGCAAGACAAGCGCGCGAACGAGAACATTGAGAAGGCGATTACGAGGGCCatcgaaggggaggagggggtggcTTACCGGGAGAAGGGAcgaggacgaggcggcgggtggttcggggtggaggaggacgacgccgcgGGTCTCCTCGATGCGTGGGTTCCCGGAGGAGAAGGGCAGGGAGTCGAGCGCGCTGGCGGACGACGAGGCAGAGCCGGATGGGTCCTCGCCGCCGGaggtcgccatggccggcgccgcggcggcggcggcggcggcggcgagaggaagagaaaatctctctcttcctttcccAAGGGAGGCGTTGCTTCCTCGAGAAGAGTCTAGAGTTGTTTTGTGTCGAGTAAATTTCATCAAATCTCGTTTTATGGTCAAATACATAAAACCCACGTCAGTATGATTTTGGCGTATAATCACGTGTTTTATGATTTAAATGTTTTGGAGTACAAAACTTCACccttttcaaatttaaattaattttggCATATCTGAAACAATGCTTGTTGAAGAAGGGAAGAGTTGATCCAACAACCTTAAGTAAGATGTCAACAACTAAAAGTTTCAAATacaatctatattttaaaaatcttAGTAATGTTTGCCGAAATGGAGATAAGGTTTTGTGATACATTTATGCCACCAGTTATATACTTGAGGTTTCATGGGATTTCTGAAAATTTCACTTTTATGTCCTACTGCTGAcggtgtgggacccacctgtcagtgacagAGCCGAGCCGTGGATGGTCGATCGCAACTCGCAACGGAAGAGGAAGCGAGCGAGCGATCGATCACCGGCGGCGTAGTGGCTCCTCCggtggcgcccgccgccggcaaccccagccgccgcctcgtGACGGTTCGGCGCAGCTCTTTCTCTGAGGTTGATGCGAGGAGATCGCGGTGGGGAGATAGGGGAGAGGCCAGTGGTGAGAGCGTTCGAGAATTGGTTGCTCGCCCGCCGGGTGTTCGACGTAATGTCGCGCCGGGATGCAGTGCAAACTGTACAGATCGTCGTTCTCGCGGGTGCCGGATGCGGGGTTTGCTACGGCGGTGTGTTCCCGCGAGGTGCAACTTCAGTGCTGAAATTTTGATGCATTGTACCGATATATGAAATCTTTGTAGTATTTTGGGGTGATGGCTTACAGTTTGGGGAACGTACCAACTTAGTACTGAGTTACTTTGGCTTAGGCGAATTCACACTGCAAATGTCCTATTTTCATCTTCCGcgtggattttatttttcttatcttAGGTGCGGATTTAGCTTGAATATGATTTAATTAATGTTTGAGTATTCACATTTTTGTTGTGTAACTTTACAGGAAAGCTATCTCACTCTCAGCTGGTAGGGCTTTAATCAAATATCATGTGTTCGTGTCTGCCGCGTACCATCACACTATGGATCATCTATATGCAATTATGGGCTGTCCCATTGGGCCTAGCCCTCTAGGTTGAAATTTGTGTCTCATTTGGCATGTGCGGACTTTGGTTAAAAGGCTGATTGAACCATTGACTTCATGCATGTTCCAGGTTAGTAATTCGTAGTTCTGAGTTCAGTATTCAAAGTGCAGCAAATAGTTGATGAGTAAATACTTTTCCATTCAAAGCATTGTGGTCCCTGAGAAGCTGAGACAGGTATCTTCATGCTATTTTTCCGTGTTAGTCTAGTGTCTGCTATTCTAGTTTAGCATAACTCATCTTGCAGATTAATCAACCAGGTATGATCATCTAGACCTTTATTACAGACTAAGAAGATATGTTCTCATCTTGGACTGAGAAAAATGTAAATGCTATTGGTCATTCTCTTGTATCCATATACTGAAGCTGTAGCCTCAGAACTATTCAGCTTTATACTTTCACAGTAAAACTCTAGTCTTCTGAAGTGATTATAATGTTCTTAAGCaatatttgcataacatatataaaaatagtCAGATTTTTTTGAACCTTGGTTTCAAGGTGATATTAAAGACATGCAGGTTCCTAAATATACTTCAAAATATTTATGCAATATTGTACAGTACTCTACGAGTAGCAGCCTGATAGTATGTGATATCGTGATCCATATCAATAAAATACTCTGATATGTcatttatttttcataaattagCACGTGATACAAATGGTTTCTCACATTATTCATCATTTTGTAAACATGTCTGTTGTTCATAATTGTAGCTAATGCATAACTAACCATTGTTTCTAATAACACTTATTAGCTTTATTTAGCTCTACCTCTGGTAGCAAGTTACCCTTTTCATCATTATTTCTTTGTCTTCTAGGCAATCTATAGATCATTCTAGGACATTGTTTCCTTTCAATGAAAAATGCAGGGATCATTGCTCCAGTTAAAGGTGGAGTAGGACTTAAAACTACCATAACTTTCAAAGAGAACCCTATCTAAACACACCCCTAACATCTGAGTCAGTCAGCTTTCTGGGACCAGTCCTATCTTGTAAATGTGGTTGCCAGCTTCCTGACCTATTGCTACTTTCATTTTGCCAGGCCCTGCTTCGTACAACCTGGAAATGGCAAAACTAATTAGTAATGAATATTAATCTTCATCATTACCTGAAAATAGCAAATCAGACGAGAGATTATATTAATTTAATGCCAGATCTGGTGTGATTCATGGCTAATCAGTAGAGGAAAATAATTTACCAACCTGGTTATACTATTCAGAATATGTCGGCTCTATTGTGTACCTACCACCTACCATGTCTGCAGTCAACATATCTGGAGATCTTCACAAATCAGGTTTCAACTCATCCTTTACTATTTGGTAATTTGTACTGTATTGACCGAGCATCCCCAAAAACATAAAATGATGATATTTCTTAATTTGGTTGACTGTTTGAGGTGATTAGCATGGCTGTCCTTCAGTAGTTCATGTGGTTGACTTCACCTATTGTGAAGTGTCACCCATATATCTGTGCTGTCTGAGAAAGGGCACACTGAGTACTTATTGGGTTCAGATGCTCTATGCATAGACACTTCTGTCAATGATGGAGTGTTGCTCATGGACTTGATAGGAGTTACATTACAATACTACTGTTTTCTGCTTGCATAAATTCTTAATTGATTTTGGGTACTTAATTTTTCATTTCAGGGATGTAAGGAAAAGGGATAATGCACTGTTTTACTGGAACTATATAGAGGAAATTGAAGAGCATAGACCATAAACTAGCTCTAAGACTTGAATGTCCAAAAATTACAGCTTATGAGGTTTTCATTAAAAAGGAAAATGTGTGGGTTAATATGAATATCTCTATGCATTGAACAATTTATGGTTTATCACGTCAGAATTCATCTAAAATAAGAGCTTATGGACTCACAATCTGAGATCTTATTAGATGTCAGATATCTCAGTTAGATATGTAGAATAGAGAAATTTCTCtgctaaaaaaaaaggaacaactTTGCACCTTACATTTTTGAATCTTCTGTACTCAACATATTCTCTCTCAGACTTCTCAATGCTGAGTACCGAAGTTCCACTAAGTCAGACGAGATCGAATGTCCAAACTGTGCTGCTTTAGAATCTAGTTCTCACTTGATACATCATTTTCTAGGATGATTCACCAAAAAGTGAAATAGGTGTTCTTATATTCCGCACCTTGTTAGAACTATAATCTCTTTTAAATTAATAGTTGTAGGTACTACTGTGGTATTTTTGAAACATTGAGTTTCATGCTTCATCCTAAGATTTGAACCTTAAACACAGCAGTTTTCTGCATCCAAATTTCTCAAATTTCCTGGATTTTATTCCCCTCACTGCACCCCACCCCACAAATATTTTATGCCTTTTCTATGATTTAGTGAATGATGCCAACAAATTATGAACATATTGATATTTCTTCTTCTTAAGACTTCCATTTCCTTGGTGTATTACTACTCTTCCGTTTTTCCCCTTTTACATCAGGCTATTATCTTGCTGCATGTACCTGACTTTGCCGGAACATGGTTATGTATTTTTAACACACTTATGATATGATAACATGACTTGGACAAAAAAAGAAAGCCCATTTCATATGATCATAATGGTATAGCCAACTTCCATTAACTTGCCTACCAGGCATGACATGCTCAACTGCCCCGTAGGTATTTCCCCTTCACAAAAGAGTGCTAATCCAAATCTACGTTTGGATCCACAGACATCTTTAATAATCTTTAATCATTTACATGATATTTGAAAATTGTATCTGAAGTTTTGAATTTACTCTTCTGTAACTTGCATGTTCCCCAATCACCAAATTTTTCTTTACCTTTGAATGTTAATCCTTCCGATTTAAATAGATTAGAGAGAGACCAATAAACTAGATGGTGCTTGTATCTTCGCTATGTCAAGGACAAAACACAATAGACAATCTAAGAAATTACAGCAGTTAAAATGCTTACAGAAAATCCAGTCAAAGTCAAGGAGAGAGAAGCCCTGTACCTGTAACTAGACCGATCCTTTTTTATAATCATCATCATAGGAGGATGACAAAGATTTCACTGTTTAAGTAGACATTAGATTATCTTAATATGGATATAATATTTAGTCGATGACGCGCACGAGTGCACTTCCCGAGCTTTCCAGCTATATGCGCCGAATCATATCACGAGGTGCATGGAGAAAAATATTATTCTTACGTTCTGATCTCGAGATGATCTGAGTAGGCATTGCTGAGGGCTTCACTAGTTAAAACTAGAATTGCTCAACTTCCAATGATTTCAAGCTTATTTTAACTTTGTGTTCCTACCCTTCCCTGTGAAGCAAAACGTAATCAAACAAGAAGCATAGTGTTGTCTTTCTCTGATATGATTGATTTCATGGAGGCTTTACAGTTTCAAGAAGTTTGTATATTCTCTTAAGATTTGTTGTAGGCATGAAAAGGGCAATACAATGCAAGGTAGACCGAGAATTTTGCAACCTTGTGTTTGGTAGGAGAAAGCTGTTATTCTGTCAGTTGATCTTTAGAATTGCACCTCTGTTAAGTTAAACACACCTATCTCCTATGGAAACTAACATAGCTAGCTAGAGCTTAACATTTGTTACAATAAGAATGTATCTGTAGCATTTGTAGGCTGCCATTTTTAGTACCCATCTCACATTTCTAATTTGGATCTTTACCATTCAGACAAGAgcttgaaacattttttatatcCATGGGGCTCTGAGTTTTCGCTGGTTTTGTAGTTGCTTAAACATAGCTGAATATTTAGCAACATATGCTTTTATTGTTACATGAATAACTTTTAAGGTAATTACAAGAAAAAACTGGAATTATCAAAATTCCTCTAGAAATGTTCGCAGTATTCCAGGTCCTTGATTATATTAAAATGCATTTTGGCATGATATTACTTCTTTACTACTACTATTTGTTACAAGTGACAGAAAAATTTTTCAGTCTCCAAATACTATTTGGTCCAGATTGACACTCTCTGGATAGAATTATTGAATTTCTTTGCTGATATCCAAATTTGTGAATTGATTATTGGCCATGCTTGTGCACATTTCAATAATAAAAATGGTACCCTCTGCCATAAAAGGTAATTTAACATAATGGTCCCATTATCATATCTAGGTGTTAAACTTAACTAACTAATGACCAACCCAAAATAAGTCCAGTGCATTTTGCTTCCTCTAAAATAACAGTAATACCATACTAAGAAGAAAGGGGATAATATGAACTATTTTAAGGCGTACATATATATGAACTGGTGCATCTACATGAAGAATTTGAGTACAATTGCCTCTGGTGATGTACATTGAAATCACAGGGTTCCATGGAGACAAAATTCTGTCAATAGTGCACCAGCTTTGTCCAAGAGATAAAGAACtcaaaaaaagcaaaaaaaagggaaaaaaactatTTAATTATTGATCTTTTATCAGCACAAAGGTGATCTATGAGGaacaccttttcttctgctcaTGTTTGTTGCCATATCATCATCAGAAACTCGGTTTGCAGATCGTGCACAGATATATGGTCCACTCCGCTTCTTTCGGACAAAATTTGGGCATGGTGCACTCAAATTCTCTGAGTCTGATGATCCCATGGGCTCGTCAACATCAACAAGGGTTGAGTGCGTTGTCTCATCATCAGCATCATGAGGAATGAAGAAATCTGGACCAAGCTGCAAGGTCTTGCATGGACGCAAGTATGCTGACAGGTCTTTCTTTTGCCGTAATATATATTCCACCTGAAATGGATGCATAATGTTAATAATTTCCATATGTGCTCCCCCAAAAATCTAAGTAAGCTCAAATTGTGTTTAATGACTATCTGAACATATTTACATATTACAAGTTTAGAATACATGCATACTACATTTAATCTTAACAATGCATATTGAAGGAAGTTGTTATATATTAAGGAAATGAGAAATTATCGAAGCTGAGATCACTTGCAATATGGATATGGCACATAATTGTTGCATCTGAAGCATTTTCCTCTTGGTAATTGGCATAAAGCTGCTaatatgatttgttttttttttaaaagttcttTCTAGTTCTCAGTTAATCTGTGATTGGTTTCTTCGGGTAGCCGGACCAATGTGTATATGCATGTGAAACAAGGTAAGATAATGTTCTTCCTAAGTGCCTTCTAGATCATAATTCCATAATTATGTTATCTTATTTAGCATGCTCATGCTCACCGAAATTCAGTTGCATCTAAACACAGAATAACGATATCATAATTCCAGCCAATCACCTTGCAATCCAGAGAGCAGTGGAAATAGGGTTCTTGGAGGCTTCTATCGCAAGAGGTGCAGATATTCCCTGACCCTTTAAATTGCCTGTTCTGTGGTCTTTTCTTCAGGAAAACGACCTTTGAGCTGTTAATTGTGTATGACTGCACCATGTAGATACAGAATTGTAAGGCTGCATACATATTAACCCTTGCACAACTATCaaacttgcatgcatgcactatGCATATTTGATGTACCTGAACACTGGAGCAATCGATCAGCTTCTCAAGGTCCTCCAGCCGGACAACATCATGGTAGACGTAGCGCCGCACCTGCAGTAGCCTGTGCACACGGTGTGCTGCCACACAGTGTGGGCAGATGCTGGTGCAGCAGTCAAGGCAACAGAtgttcttctcattcttcttcgCATGCTCATGGAAAGAGCATGCTATGAAGAACTTCTGTGTGTTCAGGGCCTCTAACCATGCTGGCTTCCACATAGCCTGCTGAGGTTGCGAAATTCCAAGTAAATTTTCAATTGATAGAGAGAATtttcatgatagtatgaagAAGTTTGGAATCCTCACCATGATCATGTGTGTTGTTGATGTGAAATCCTTTGGTGTTGTGTGTGGTTTTGGCTGGGTGAGGGTGAGGGTGAGGTGCTGTGAGGAAGGAGGATACGTACAACTTATGAAGGATGAGAGGAGGGGGTGTTTAGTGGGATAAGAAGGATTAAAGATTCAACCATAGACGGGGGGCTATATATTTGCACCACTAGGGCTTTTGACATTTGACTCCTTAATCTCTGGCACTATCATG of the Oryza sativa Japonica Group chromosome 2, ASM3414082v1 genome contains:
- the LOC4328522 gene encoding protein RGF1 INDUCIBLE TRANSCRIPTION FACTOR 1 isoform X1; this encodes MIMQAMWKPAWLEALNTQKFFIACSFHEHAKKNEKNICCLDCCTSICPHCVAAHRVHRLLQVRRYVYHDVVRLEDLEKLIDCSSVQSYTINSSKVVFLKKRPQNRQFKGSGNICTSCDRSLQEPYFHCSLDCKVEYILRQKKDLSAYLRPCKTLQLGPDFFIPHDADDETTHSTLVDVDEPMGSSDSENLSAPCPNFVRKKRSGPYICARSANRVSDDDMATNMSRRKGVPHRSPLC
- the LOC4328522 gene encoding protein RGF1 INDUCIBLE TRANSCRIPTION FACTOR 1 isoform X2, with product MIMAMWKPAWLEALNTQKFFIACSFHEHAKKNEKNICCLDCCTSICPHCVAAHRVHRLLQVRRYVYHDVVRLEDLEKLIDCSSVQSYTINSSKVVFLKKRPQNRQFKGSGNICTSCDRSLQEPYFHCSLDCKVEYILRQKKDLSAYLRPCKTLQLGPDFFIPHDADDETTHSTLVDVDEPMGSSDSENLSAPCPNFVRKKRSGPYICARSANRVSDDDMATNMSRRKGVPHRSPLC
- the LOC4328521 gene encoding BRCA1-associated protein → MATSGGEDPSGSASSSASALDSLPFSSGNPRIEETRGVVLLHPEPPAASSSSLLPVGRKPRVCVPGVPNHLTYADFGRFCASWASHILETRIIRIDGVEDQYGVLIKFDTQSFTDSFYMSFNGNRFSSLEGNVCRVRFVEDVHYTQLIEHAHSSVTSSAEQPTCPVCLERLDQDPGGILTTICNHSFHYSCMSKWADSSCPVCRYCQQEPEKSSCSVCGTSENLWICVICGHVGCGRYKGGHAIEHWKETQHCYSLELETQKVWDYAGDNYVHRLIQSKTDGNLVEYNFYGDHSVDGMCSTCNGDAGISEALLDSKMEAIVEEYNDLVTSQLEKQRNYYESLLLEVKEDNEKEIAAATEKAVGIKVQKLQAKLDKCMEETGFLNDIHENLVKNMEMWRERIQKVKEREQAAIRLKDEKIEKLEEELRDLIAHFERQNTVAEASESMSSDINGSTILSVPSESSASSNSSIRN
- the LOC4328521 gene encoding BRCA1-associated protein isoform X1 → MATSGGEDPSGSASSSASALDSLPFSSGNPRIEETRGVVLLHPEPPAASSSSLLPVGRKPRVCVPGVPNHLTYADFGRFCASWASHILETRIIRIDGVEDQYGVLIKFDTQSFTDSFYMSFNGNRFSSLEGNVCRVRFVEDVHYTQLIEHAHSSVTSSAEQPTCPVCLERLDQDPGGILTTICNHSFHYSCMSKWADSSCPVCRYCQQEPEKSSCSVCGTSENLWICVICGHVGCGRYKGGHAIEHWKETQHCYSLELETQKVWDYAGDNYVHRLIQSKTDGNLVEYNFYGDHSVDGMCSTCNGDAGISEALLDSKMEAIVEEYNDLVTSQLEKQRNYYESLLLEVKEDNEKEIAAATEKAVGIKVQKLQAKLDKCMEETGFLNDGTSCH